One window of the Ictidomys tridecemlineatus isolate mIctTri1 chromosome 11, mIctTri1.hap1, whole genome shotgun sequence genome contains the following:
- the LOC144368344 gene encoding uncharacterized protein LOC144368344 isoform X1: MELQVEEDMNEVLMDSLKEVLWAHSSCHDLSHFSGLPSKSPASLSEEHVVYSTLDGASEYTASMKKSSETGSGSIIYQKRTAYSPGLQNKASFYGTRIGPLKLQEDEDASFFLSRHIKDLLIQHDPESHGEELAEEHKLAEHFVRCPEALLTERCSKVPSS; encoded by the exons ATGGAGCTGCAAGTGGAGGAGGATATGAATGAAGTGCTGATGGACTCATTGAAAGAGGTGCTTTGGGCTCATTCCAGCTGTCATGACTTGTCTCACTTTTCTGGCCTCCCAAGCAAGAGTCCAGCCTCCCTCTCTGAGGAACATGTGGTTTACTCTACTCTGGATGGGGCCAGTGAATACACTGCTTCCATGAAAAAG AGTTCAGAGACAGGATCTGGGTCAATAATTTATCAGAAGAGGACTGCCTACTCACCTGGTCTCCAAAACAAGGCCAGTTTTTATG GCACCAGAATTGGCCCCCTGAAGCTGCAGGAAGATGAAGatgcttctttcttcctcagtaGGCATATCAAGGACCTCCTCATCCAGCATGACCCTGAGAGCCATGGAGAGGAACTGGCTGAAGAGCACAAGTTGGCAGAGCATTTTGTAAGGTGCCCAGAGGCCCTGCTCACAGAAAGATGTTCCAAGGTGCCCAGCTCATGA
- the LOC144368344 gene encoding uncharacterized protein LOC144368344 isoform X2: protein MELQVEEDMNEVLMDSLKESSETGSGSIIYQKRTAYSPGLQNKASFYGTRIGPLKLQEDEDASFFLSRHIKDLLIQHDPESHGEELAEEHKLAEHFVRCPEALLTERCSKVPSS from the exons ATGGAGCTGCAAGTGGAGGAGGATATGAATGAAGTGCTGATGGACTCATTGAAAGAG AGTTCAGAGACAGGATCTGGGTCAATAATTTATCAGAAGAGGACTGCCTACTCACCTGGTCTCCAAAACAAGGCCAGTTTTTATG GCACCAGAATTGGCCCCCTGAAGCTGCAGGAAGATGAAGatgcttctttcttcctcagtaGGCATATCAAGGACCTCCTCATCCAGCATGACCCTGAGAGCCATGGAGAGGAACTGGCTGAAGAGCACAAGTTGGCAGAGCATTTTGTAAGGTGCCCAGAGGCCCTGCTCACAGAAAGATGTTCCAAGGTGCCCAGCTCATGA